Within Mustela nigripes isolate SB6536 unplaced genomic scaffold, MUSNIG.SB6536 HiC_scaffold_2426, whole genome shotgun sequence, the genomic segment gctccctgctcgagaCCTTGACCCTTTTGAGGCTGTCCTTCTGCACAAACATGGAAATTCCACACTTTTTTTGTGATCTTCCTGAAATCCTGAAGCTTGCCTGTTCTGACACCCTCATCAATAACATAGTGGTGTATTCTGCAACTGGCCTTCTGGCCGTGATTCCTTTCCATGCAATACTGTTGTCTTACTATCAAATTATTTCCTCCATACTCAGCATTTCCTCAGCTGCAGGGAAGCACAAAGCCTTTTCCACGTGTGGGTCTCACCTCTCCATGGTCTCCTTGTTCTATGGCACGGGCCTTGGTGTCTACCTCAGttctgcagcaacttcttcctccAGGATGAGTCTGGTGGCCTCGGTGATGTATACCATTGTCACCCCCATGATGAACCCCTTCATCTACAGCTTGAGGAACAGGGACATGAAGAGAGCCTTGAGCAGGCTACTCATCAGGATGGTGCCACTCAGTGTCAGGACCATTACAGGACTCTCCTGAGTAGCTGGATACCTAATATAAAGGCTGAAAAATCCTGGCTTCCttcatgcattatttttatt encodes:
- the LOC132008957 gene encoding olfactory receptor 7C1-like encodes the protein MEPGNQTHASEFLLLGFSVKSEIQFMLFGLFLSIYLVAFMGNLLIFLAICSDSHLHMPMYFFLSNLSFADICFTSTTIPKMLLNIQTQRKTITYEGCLSQIFFFIVFGCLDNLLLTVMAYDRFVAICHPLHYSVIMNPQFCGLLALGSWCISVMGSLLETLTLLRLSFCTNMEIPHFFCDLPEILKLACSDTLINNIVVYSATGLLAVIPFHAILLSYYQIISSILSISSAAGKHKAFSTCGSHLSMVSLFYGTGLGVYLSSAATSSSRMSLVASVMYTIVTPMMNPFIYSLRNRDMKRALSRLLIRMVPLSVRTITGLS